A region of Nostoc sp. 'Peltigera membranacea cyanobiont' N6 DNA encodes the following proteins:
- a CDS encoding DUF751 family protein — protein MFDGFWDNVFRYPRYLITIVLGLFLNTFEPLLPLLKRPVTLIAILGLFVSSLVFLTFTLRAMLGLSTI, from the coding sequence ATGTTTGACGGATTTTGGGATAACGTCTTTCGCTACCCCCGGTACTTAATTACTATCGTCTTAGGGCTGTTTTTGAACACTTTTGAGCCATTACTGCCACTGTTAAAGCGCCCTGTCACTTTGATCGCCATCTTGGGTTTATTTGTGAGCAGCCTAGTCTTCCTTACTTTCACCCTACGGGCAATGCTCGGTTTAAGTACAATCTAG
- the rbfA gene encoding 30S ribosome-binding factor RbfA, which yields MATNRRVSRVAELIKREVSQMLLNGIKDDRVGTGMVSVTDVDVSGDLQHAKIYVSIYGTDEAKVETMAGLKSATGYVRSELGARVRLRRTPEVIFLEDRSIERGNKVLALLSQLNHDRPPENLLPGEDSTDQNDREFSE from the coding sequence ATGGCTACAAATCGCCGGGTTTCCCGCGTTGCTGAATTGATCAAACGGGAAGTGAGCCAAATGCTGCTCAACGGCATTAAGGATGACCGTGTGGGTACAGGAATGGTAAGTGTTACTGATGTTGATGTTTCTGGCGATCTCCAACACGCCAAAATCTACGTCAGTATCTATGGTACAGATGAAGCTAAGGTAGAAACAATGGCAGGCTTAAAGTCAGCCACGGGTTATGTCCGCAGCGAACTTGGGGCGCGGGTAAGGCTACGTCGCACACCAGAAGTCATTTTTCTCGAAGATCGCTCCATAGAACGCGGTAACAAGGTACTGGCACTACTAAGCCAACTCAATCACGATCGTCCACCAGAAAATCTGCTTCCAGGAGAAGACAGCACCGATCAAAACGATCGGGAATTCTCCGAATAA
- a CDS encoding DUF4327 family protein, producing MSVNTVPSINYYSLDLIQDEARRLVQKGMVSRQQPIYSLCQYIPAREWVCVECELEKCDFLLRDRIGDLIGREQWDND from the coding sequence ATGAGTGTGAATACGGTGCCTTCTATCAATTACTACTCTCTCGATCTGATTCAAGACGAAGCACGCCGACTCGTGCAAAAGGGAATGGTTAGCCGACAACAGCCAATATATAGCCTTTGCCAATATATTCCAGCCAGAGAGTGGGTTTGCGTTGAATGTGAATTAGAGAAATGTGACTTTTTGTTACGCGATCGCATTGGCGACCTAATTGGTCGGGAACAGTGGGACAACGACTAA
- a CDS encoding 3-oxoacyl-ACP reductase family protein, which translates to MNTKKLTGKVALVTGGSRGLGAAIAKRLADDGATVALTYTSSPQKADEVVLAIEAAGGKALAIRADSADVEAVKNAVAETVKVFGRLDILVNNAGVATLAPIDQFSMDDFDRSIAVNVKGVFVATQEAVRHMDKGGRIVMIGSVNSDIMPFAGGSVYALTKGAIASFTRGLARDLGPRGITVNNIQPGPVDTDMNPAEGPFAERMKSMIALQRYGRSEEVADMVSYLASAEAGFITGASLKIDGGFAA; encoded by the coding sequence ATGAATACTAAAAAACTTACAGGTAAGGTGGCATTGGTAACAGGTGGCTCGCGCGGTCTAGGAGCAGCGATCGCTAAACGTCTCGCAGATGATGGTGCAACTGTCGCCCTCACCTACACTAGTTCGCCACAAAAAGCCGACGAGGTGGTGCTTGCCATTGAAGCAGCAGGTGGCAAAGCCTTGGCAATACGCGCCGATAGTGCCGATGTTGAAGCGGTGAAAAACGCTGTTGCCGAGACAGTCAAAGTCTTTGGTCGTCTTGACATCCTCGTGAACAATGCGGGGGTCGCCACTTTGGCCCCAATTGACCAATTCTCGATGGATGATTTCGATCGGTCGATCGCAGTTAATGTTAAGGGTGTCTTTGTGGCAACTCAGGAGGCTGTCCGCCACATGGATAAAGGCGGACGGATCGTGATGATTGGCAGTGTCAACAGTGATATCATGCCTTTTGCTGGTGGCTCCGTTTACGCTTTGACCAAAGGGGCGATCGCCAGTTTCACACGCGGTCTTGCTCGCGATCTCGGCCCTCGTGGCATCACTGTGAACAATATCCAACCCGGCCCGGTAGACACCGACATGAATCCGGCAGAAGGCCCTTTTGCCGAGAGGATGAAAAGTATGATTGCTTTGCAACGCTATGGACGAAGCGAAGAAGTTGCCGATATGGTTTCCTATCTTGCTAGTGCAGAAGCCGGTTTCATCACCGGTGCAAGCCTGAAGATTGATGGCGGCTTTGCAGCCTGA
- a CDS encoding cation diffusion facilitator family transporter, protein MIYDNRAEVRKVLIITLLLNLFVLGLKAVVGYWTGSLSLLADALHSVTDSANNVLGLIASKFSSPQPDREHPYGHGKFEAVGALGIASFLGIACFEILQGAIERILKGGGEPVRISPPELWLLLIVLGVNIFVAFYERAVGRRVGSSILIADATHTMSDIWVTISVIAGLIGVWLGYQWMDLVLAFPVALLVFWSGWSVLKENLPWLVDQMAIAPEAIHAIATSVPGVINCHDIASRGVLGRQVFIEMHLIVDAPDVETAHHITEEVESRLEEKFRPVRILIHVEPPAYKSEQISFETGAN, encoded by the coding sequence ATGATTTACGATAACCGCGCTGAAGTGCGAAAGGTTTTAATTATTACCTTACTTCTCAACCTGTTCGTATTGGGATTGAAAGCAGTTGTGGGCTACTGGACAGGTTCTTTGAGTTTGCTAGCTGATGCCTTGCATAGTGTGACAGATAGCGCCAACAACGTTTTAGGATTAATTGCAAGTAAATTTTCTTCTCCACAACCCGATCGCGAGCATCCCTACGGACACGGTAAGTTTGAAGCTGTGGGAGCTTTAGGAATTGCCTCATTTTTAGGAATAGCCTGTTTTGAAATTTTGCAAGGAGCAATCGAGCGAATTCTCAAAGGTGGTGGTGAACCTGTGAGAATATCGCCACCTGAGTTGTGGTTATTACTAATTGTGCTGGGCGTGAATATTTTTGTGGCGTTTTACGAACGTGCTGTAGGTAGACGGGTAGGTAGCTCTATTCTGATCGCTGATGCAACCCATACGATGAGCGACATTTGGGTGACAATCTCTGTAATTGCTGGCTTGATCGGAGTTTGGCTAGGTTATCAATGGATGGATTTAGTCTTAGCTTTTCCTGTCGCCTTGTTGGTATTTTGGAGTGGCTGGTCAGTTTTAAAAGAGAATTTGCCTTGGCTTGTGGATCAAATGGCGATCGCACCAGAAGCAATCCATGCGATCGCTACCTCTGTTCCAGGTGTAATTAACTGTCATGATATTGCTTCTCGCGGTGTTCTTGGTCGTCAAGTGTTCATTGAAATGCATTTAATAGTAGATGCACCAGACGTAGAAACGGCTCACCACATCACTGAAGAAGTGGAAAGCAGATTAGAAGAAAAGTTCCGTCCAGTGAGGATTTTAATTCACGTTGAGCCACCAGCATATAAGTCTGAGCAAATTAGTTTTGAAACTGGAGCAAACTAG
- a CDS encoding response regulator: MQPLLPLAGLNILVVDDDDDSRFYITTVLEADGATVTAVPSAAVALKVLPELQPDILICDIAMPGEDGYTFIRKIRALKPDIWEKLPAIALTAYGDSEYRSRALEAGFQTHVPKPVDPGELVAIVADLVASYKN, translated from the coding sequence ATGCAACCTCTTCTCCCCCTTGCTGGCTTAAACATCCTCGTTGTTGATGATGATGACGATAGCCGTTTTTATATTACTACCGTGTTAGAAGCTGATGGAGCCACCGTTACGGCAGTTCCATCGGCGGCGGTAGCATTGAAAGTACTACCTGAGTTGCAGCCAGATATATTGATTTGTGATATTGCTATGCCTGGTGAAGATGGCTACACCTTCATCCGCAAGATTCGGGCGCTGAAACCTGATATTTGGGAAAAACTCCCTGCGATCGCCTTAACTGCTTATGGCGATAGTGAGTATCGTAGCCGTGCGCTAGAAGCTGGCTTTCAAACTCATGTGCCTAAACCAGTCGATCCAGGAGAATTGGTTGCGATCGTCGCTGATCTGGTTGCTTCTTATAAAAATTAG
- the guaA gene encoding glutamine-hydrolyzing GMP synthase gives MNTVVTLPTEQAPQTLENVGRLDRQLIVILDFGSQYSELIARRIRETQVYSEVLSYRTTSEQLRQLNPKGVILSGGPSSVYGDNAPHCDPEIWNLGIPILGVCYGMQLMVNQLGGEVAKADRGEYGKASLYIDDPTDLLTNVEDGTTMWMSHGDSVTQMPSGFELLAHTENTPCAAIADHEKKLYGVQFHPEVVHSLGGIALIRNFVYHICDCEPTWTTAAFVEEAIREIRRRVGEKRVLLALSGGVDSSTLAFLLYKAIGEQLTCVFIDQGFMRKYEPERLVKLFQEQFHIPVEYVNARDRFLAKVDGVTDPEEKRRRIGHEFINVFEETSKRLGHFDYLAQGTLYPDVIESADTNVDPQTGERVAVKIKSHHNVGGLPKDLRFKLVEPLRKLFKDEVRKVGRSIGLPEEIVQRQPFPGPGLAIRILGEVTSERLNILRDADLIVRQEINQRGMYHDFWQAFAVLLPIRSVGVMGDQRTYAYPIVLRIVTSEDGMTADWARVPYDVLEVISTRIVNEVKGVNRVVYDITSKPPGTIEWE, from the coding sequence ATGAATACAGTGGTGACTCTACCGACAGAACAAGCGCCCCAAACATTAGAAAATGTTGGGCGGCTCGATCGCCAATTGATTGTAATTCTGGACTTCGGCTCTCAATATTCTGAATTGATTGCCCGTCGCATCCGCGAAACTCAAGTATACTCTGAAGTTTTATCCTATCGCACTACTTCTGAACAATTGCGCCAACTCAATCCCAAGGGAGTCATCCTCTCTGGTGGGCCGAGTTCGGTTTATGGTGATAACGCTCCCCATTGTGACCCAGAAATCTGGAATTTGGGAATACCCATTTTGGGTGTTTGCTATGGGATGCAGTTAATGGTAAACCAACTCGGTGGAGAAGTCGCAAAGGCTGACCGAGGTGAGTACGGCAAAGCATCATTATATATTGACGATCCCACAGATTTGCTCACTAATGTTGAAGATGGCACTACCATGTGGATGAGTCACGGAGACTCTGTTACCCAAATGCCATCAGGTTTTGAATTACTGGCACATACAGAAAATACCCCCTGTGCTGCGATCGCCGATCACGAAAAGAAACTTTACGGGGTTCAATTCCATCCAGAGGTAGTGCATTCTCTTGGGGGGATAGCATTAATCCGTAATTTTGTCTACCATATCTGCGATTGCGAACCAACTTGGACAACTGCGGCTTTTGTCGAAGAGGCAATTCGAGAAATTCGCAGGAGAGTTGGCGAGAAGCGGGTGCTGTTGGCGCTATCTGGAGGAGTGGATTCTTCTACCTTGGCGTTCTTGCTGTATAAAGCCATTGGCGAGCAACTAACTTGCGTATTTATCGATCAAGGCTTTATGCGAAAGTATGAGCCAGAGCGATTGGTAAAGCTGTTCCAAGAGCAATTTCACATTCCTGTAGAGTATGTGAATGCCCGCGATCGCTTTTTAGCTAAAGTTGATGGTGTTACAGATCCTGAAGAAAAACGCCGCCGCATCGGACACGAGTTTATCAATGTATTTGAGGAAACATCCAAGCGCCTCGGTCACTTTGACTATCTGGCTCAAGGGACTCTTTATCCAGATGTCATCGAATCTGCTGACACCAATGTTGATCCCCAAACTGGTGAGCGGGTAGCGGTGAAAATTAAGAGTCATCACAATGTTGGCGGTTTGCCCAAAGACTTAAGATTTAAATTGGTAGAACCACTGCGGAAACTATTTAAAGATGAAGTCCGCAAAGTTGGGCGTTCCATTGGTTTACCAGAAGAAATTGTCCAACGACAACCTTTTCCTGGGCCAGGTTTGGCAATTCGTATTCTGGGGGAAGTTACATCTGAGCGGTTAAATATTTTGCGCGATGCTGATTTGATTGTGCGGCAAGAAATTAACCAACGCGGCATGTATCATGATTTCTGGCAAGCATTTGCTGTATTGTTACCAATTCGTAGTGTTGGAGTTATGGGCGATCAACGTACTTACGCTTACCCCATTGTCTTGCGAATTGTTACTAGTGAAGATGGCATGACTGCTGATTGGGCGAGAGTCCCTTACGATGTCCTGGAAGTGATTTCCACTCGAATTGTGAATGAGGTAAAAGGGGTGAATCGGGTGGTTTATGACATCACATCTAAGCCGCCTGGAACCATTGAATGGGAATAA
- the cbiD gene encoding cobalt-precorrin-5B (C(1))-methyltransferase CbiD, translated as MSRSGYTLPVFACAAAVAALHWLHDRKPLTFASVDLIEPAQIAEIPIEQVAGLSENTALAITRSDPGDNLDLTKDTPIWAFVEWGGEDEETVIIKGGEGIGKQMNADDKPAIYAYAQRLLKENLQRMLAPGEKITVTIILPEGRSLAVRTSNSAFGVVEGLSLLGTTGISQPLSTPDQLAVFRAELQNKASRFETLVFCIGENGLDLARKLGINPEQLVKTANWIGPMLVEADVLGVKEILLFGYHGKLMKLAGGIFHTHHYLADGRREILAAHCAIAGLKSPDIQVVFNSATAEAALTYLKSLDAATGSEWVNQVYSAIAETIDIRSQEYIQSHSESGTAGTVCGSVMFARDRKIIVKSKTAGLLVGKLC; from the coding sequence ATGTCCCGTTCTGGATACACACTTCCCGTCTTTGCGTGCGCTGCTGCTGTTGCAGCTTTACATTGGTTACACGATCGCAAACCCCTAACTTTTGCCTCTGTAGATTTGATTGAACCCGCTCAAATCGCCGAAATCCCCATTGAACAGGTAGCAGGATTATCTGAGAATACAGCTTTAGCAATTACCCGCAGCGATCCTGGTGATAATCTCGATTTGACTAAAGATACACCGATTTGGGCATTCGTGGAGTGGGGAGGGGAAGATGAGGAGACGGTAATTATTAAAGGCGGGGAAGGAATTGGCAAACAGATGAATGCTGATGACAAGCCGGCTATTTACGCTTATGCTCAAAGGCTTTTAAAAGAAAACTTGCAACGGATGCTAGCACCGGGAGAAAAAATTACGGTGACAATTATTCTACCCGAAGGGCGATCGCTAGCTGTTCGGACTTCAAATTCTGCTTTTGGTGTGGTTGAAGGACTTTCGCTTTTAGGCACAACAGGTATTTCTCAACCTTTAAGTACGCCAGATCAGCTTGCAGTTTTTCGGGCGGAATTACAAAATAAAGCCAGTCGTTTTGAGACTTTAGTATTCTGTATCGGCGAGAATGGCCTAGATTTAGCGCGTAAACTAGGGATTAATCCCGAACAATTGGTCAAAACTGCTAACTGGATCGGCCCAATGTTAGTAGAAGCTGATGTGCTGGGTGTAAAAGAAATTTTATTATTTGGCTATCACGGTAAGCTGATGAAACTAGCGGGGGGAATTTTTCACACTCATCACTACTTGGCTGATGGACGGCGAGAAATTTTAGCAGCGCACTGTGCGATCGCAGGTTTAAAATCACCAGATATCCAAGTTGTGTTTAACAGTGCTACCGCCGAAGCAGCATTAACATACCTAAAATCGCTAGATGCTGCAACTGGTAGTGAATGGGTAAACCAAGTTTACAGTGCGATCGCCGAAACCATCGATATTCGTTCTCAAGAATATATCCAAAGCCATAGCGAAAGTGGCACAGCAGGTACAGTCTGTGGCTCGGTTATGTTCGCTCGCGATCGCAAAATTATCGTGAAGAGTAAAACTGCTGGTCTGTTGGTGGGAAAATTATGTTAA
- a CDS encoding DUF7734 family protein, which yields MNSIGKRLEQYTAKRPQEVLIVTVEIADEQDTIAIFKGFSSSLMRPTAFDADVPVLPDGAKILNIDRVASPYNAEAPRYIQQGISWEAMEALVSEVGV from the coding sequence ATGAATTCTATTGGTAAGCGACTGGAACAATACACCGCTAAACGCCCCCAAGAAGTCCTAATTGTAACGGTGGAAATTGCCGATGAGCAAGATACAATTGCTATTTTCAAAGGCTTTTCCAGTTCTTTGATGCGCCCAACGGCATTTGATGCAGATGTACCAGTTCTACCAGATGGGGCAAAGATCCTCAATATTGACCGAGTAGCCAGTCCTTATAATGCTGAAGCACCCCGTTATATTCAGCAAGGAATTTCTTGGGAAGCGATGGAAGCTCTAGTATCAGAAGTAGGTGTTTAA
- a CDS encoding DUF3177 family protein, producing MDYDIWFRPFVWIDYRLAVLFLVIIPLILLIWAFVQKVEGIQRLLSIYWRVSSLVAITIYLMIAQYPVSFISGLMAQILIVVSLWFWVDINDEIEYQTSGALKFIFTSWRWATTVYCSLGTLAFIPFLGCAFSGNMIKTAYCRVWFEVPLLFKEYFHANSKAEFLGFLGITSLVIYVVYLSYFVLIKLGKQGRSASPQ from the coding sequence ATGGACTATGATATTTGGTTTCGCCCTTTCGTCTGGATTGATTACCGACTGGCAGTATTATTCCTGGTAATTATTCCGCTAATTCTTCTGATTTGGGCATTTGTGCAAAAAGTAGAAGGTATACAACGCTTATTGAGTATATATTGGAGAGTATCAAGCCTGGTGGCAATCACGATTTACTTAATGATTGCCCAATATCCAGTTAGCTTTATCTCTGGATTGATGGCTCAAATTTTGATCGTAGTTTCGCTGTGGTTCTGGGTGGATATCAACGATGAAATTGAGTATCAAACCAGTGGCGCTTTGAAATTTATTTTTACCTCTTGGCGCTGGGCTACAACTGTTTATTGTTCTTTGGGTACACTAGCCTTTATCCCATTTTTGGGTTGTGCTTTTTCTGGCAATATGATTAAGACTGCCTATTGTCGCGTCTGGTTCGAGGTTCCGTTGTTATTCAAAGAATATTTTCATGCTAATAGCAAAGCGGAGTTTTTAGGTTTTCTTGGCATAACTAGTTTAGTAATTTATGTGGTTTACTTAAGCTATTTTGTTCTGATTAAACTGGGCAAACAGGGACGTTCAGCCTCACCACAATAA
- a CDS encoding Calvin cycle protein CP12: protein MTNIQETAKSGIQDQIQEEVEQARTVCDVNGSSSPECAAAWDAVEELQAEASHKRQSKPKNSLEQYCDDNPDAIECRVYDD from the coding sequence ATGACTAACATCCAAGAAACAGCAAAGAGCGGCATCCAAGACCAAATCCAAGAAGAAGTAGAACAAGCGCGTACTGTCTGTGACGTTAATGGTAGCAGTTCACCAGAGTGTGCTGCTGCTTGGGATGCAGTAGAAGAATTGCAAGCTGAAGCTTCCCACAAGCGCCAAAGCAAGCCAAAAAATTCTCTAGAACAGTATTGTGATGACAACCCAGATGCAATTGAATGCCGAGTTTATGACGACTAG
- a CDS encoding FIST signal transduction protein, with the protein MADQMQWANALSTRHSLEAAVTDVVERAVSSLTAPADLGLVFISSAFASEYSRLLPLLAEKLSVPVLIGCSGGGVIGTTVAGETQELEAEPAISLTLAHLPGVKIQVFHVVAEELPDLDSSPDAWVDLIGVPASPTPQFILLSSSFASGINDLLQGLDFAYPGSVIVGGQASGGGMGGRVALFCNETDGEESQSLHREGTIGIALTGNIVLETIVAQGCRPIGKPLQVTKADRNIILELDEQVPLVVLRDLIASLSEHERTLAQHSLFVGVAMDEFKLALQQGDFLIRGILGVDPAAGAIAIGDRVRPGQRLQFHLRDAEASAEDLELLLQSYQTQRESEPSAVAALMFACLGRGEGLYGKPNFDSELFRRYLSDIPVGGFFCGGEIGPVGGRTFLHAYTSAFGICRQNQL; encoded by the coding sequence ATGGCAGACCAAATGCAGTGGGCAAACGCCCTATCAACCCGTCATTCTTTAGAAGCCGCCGTTACAGATGTGGTGGAACGAGCTGTCTCATCGTTAACAGCACCTGCGGATCTAGGACTGGTATTCATTTCGTCTGCTTTTGCGAGTGAGTATTCCCGATTGTTACCCTTGTTAGCTGAGAAACTTTCTGTACCAGTGCTAATTGGCTGTAGCGGTGGCGGGGTGATTGGGACGACAGTTGCCGGAGAAACCCAAGAGTTGGAAGCCGAACCAGCTATTAGCTTGACTTTAGCACATCTTCCAGGGGTGAAGATTCAAGTTTTTCATGTTGTTGCTGAAGAATTACCTGATTTAGATAGTTCTCCAGATGCTTGGGTTGATTTGATTGGGGTGCCAGCATCACCGACACCTCAGTTCATATTGCTGTCTAGTTCTTTCGCCTCTGGAATCAACGATTTGTTGCAGGGGTTAGATTTTGCATATCCAGGATCGGTGATTGTGGGAGGACAGGCGAGTGGTGGAGGTATGGGTGGGCGTGTTGCCTTATTTTGTAATGAGACTGATGGCGAGGAATCCCAAAGCCTGCATCGTGAGGGAACTATCGGTATAGCTTTGACTGGCAATATTGTTTTGGAAACGATTGTCGCTCAAGGATGCCGACCAATTGGCAAACCATTGCAAGTTACAAAGGCCGATCGCAATATCATCTTAGAGTTAGATGAGCAAGTGCCTCTAGTGGTATTGCGAGATTTGATTGCTAGTTTGAGCGAACACGAACGAACTTTAGCACAGCACTCTCTGTTTGTTGGTGTGGCGATGGATGAGTTTAAGCTAGCTTTGCAACAGGGAGACTTTTTAATTCGTGGTATTCTTGGGGTCGATCCAGCAGCTGGGGCGATCGCAATTGGCGATCGCGTTCGTCCTGGTCAAAGGCTGCAATTCCACCTGCGCGATGCCGAAGCCTCTGCTGAAGACCTAGAATTACTCCTCCAAAGTTATCAAACTCAACGAGAATCTGAACCCTCTGCTGTTGCTGCTTTAATGTTTGCCTGTCTGGGGCGTGGCGAAGGGCTATATGGTAAACCGAATTTCGATTCTGAACTATTTCGCCGTTACCTCAGCGATATTCCTGTAGGCGGCTTTTTCTGTGGCGGTGAAATCGGCCCTGTTGGTGGCAGAACCTTCTTACACGCCTACACTTCCGCATTTGGGATTTGTCGCCAAAATCAGTTATGA
- the kdpA gene encoding potassium-transporting ATPase subunit KdpA, with protein sequence MLQGWIQIVLTLLIIVAITPFFGRYMARVYLEERTFLDPVLNPVERLLYALVGVTSKENMTGWQYGRAIVYSNVVMGLLLFSIVTNQGWLPLNPTGINAPTWDTTLHTTISFITNTNQQHYSGETYLSYASQMWGLGYHMFTSAGTGLAVGIAFIRGLTGRSLGNFYVDLIRSITRILLPICIVGGIVLIAAGVPETLAGVAVFPTLEDPNISQAIARGPVAHYEIIKQLGENGGGFFAINSAHPFENPSAFTNLIQIVAMLSIPTSLIYTYGLFANNTKQALLLYGMIGVIFLGFLIITAIGEYNGNPAVNALLGSQQPNLEGKEVRFGWAQSALFAVSTTGTMCGAVNSLHDSFMPGGGFIFLSNMFLQIMWGGQGTGTAYLFAYSILAVFVTGLMVGRTPEFLGRKIEKREVVLASFLILLVHPIAILIPGGIALAFPDQLAGISNPGFHGFSQVIYEYASAAANNGSGFEGLGDSQPSPLAIATGTKTTATALWWNLSTCFSLLAGRYIPILGLLLLADSMSRKQAVPYTTGTLRTDTGLFTGVTAGVILILGALTFFPVLALGPIAEAFFIAKGIG encoded by the coding sequence ATGCTACAAGGATGGATTCAAATTGTATTAACGCTACTAATTATAGTAGCAATAACTCCATTTTTTGGGCGCTACATGGCGCGTGTCTACTTAGAAGAAAGGACTTTTCTCGACCCAGTTTTGAATCCGGTTGAGCGACTGCTTTACGCCTTGGTTGGCGTTACAAGCAAAGAAAATATGACGGGCTGGCAGTATGGGCGGGCAATCGTCTACAGCAACGTAGTAATGGGGTTACTGCTTTTCTCGATCGTTACGAATCAGGGATGGTTGCCCCTCAATCCCACGGGAATAAATGCCCCAACTTGGGATACAACGCTGCATACTACTATTTCATTTATTACTAATACCAACCAGCAGCATTATTCTGGTGAAACCTACCTGAGCTATGCCAGTCAAATGTGGGGGCTGGGTTATCACATGTTCACCTCTGCTGGCACTGGTTTGGCGGTAGGAATTGCTTTTATTCGGGGATTGACGGGTAGATCGTTAGGCAACTTTTATGTAGACTTAATTCGCTCAATTACCCGAATTTTGCTGCCTATTTGTATTGTAGGCGGCATTGTGTTGATCGCTGCTGGTGTTCCCGAAACCCTGGCGGGTGTAGCTGTATTCCCTACCTTGGAAGATCCGAATATTAGTCAGGCGATCGCACGTGGCCCTGTTGCCCACTATGAGATTATCAAGCAATTAGGAGAAAACGGCGGCGGCTTTTTCGCCATCAACTCAGCACACCCCTTTGAAAATCCCAGCGCATTTACGAATTTAATTCAGATCGTGGCAATGCTTTCGATTCCCACGTCCCTGATCTATACATACGGTTTGTTTGCCAATAACACCAAACAAGCGTTGTTACTCTACGGCATGATCGGGGTAATTTTTCTAGGATTTCTGATTATTACTGCCATTGGGGAATACAACGGCAATCCGGCTGTGAATGCACTGCTGGGCAGTCAGCAACCGAATCTAGAGGGTAAAGAAGTCCGCTTTGGTTGGGCACAATCTGCATTATTTGCCGTAAGTACAACTGGTACTATGTGCGGCGCAGTCAACAGTTTACACGACTCCTTTATGCCCGGCGGCGGTTTTATTTTTCTTTCTAATATGTTCCTACAAATCATGTGGGGTGGACAGGGTACTGGAACAGCTTATTTGTTTGCCTATAGCATTTTGGCGGTCTTTGTAACAGGTTTGATGGTGGGACGCACGCCAGAATTTTTGGGACGCAAGATTGAAAAGCGTGAAGTTGTACTTGCTAGCTTCCTGATTTTGCTAGTTCACCCGATCGCTATTTTAATTCCGGGGGGAATCGCCTTAGCTTTTCCTGACCAATTGGCAGGGATTAGTAATCCTGGCTTCCACGGCTTTTCTCAGGTGATTTACGAATATGCCTCAGCTGCTGCAAACAACGGTTCTGGGTTTGAAGGTTTAGGTGATTCACAACCTTCTCCGTTAGCGATCGCTACAGGTACAAAAACAACTGCAACCGCTTTGTGGTGGAACTTGAGTACCTGCTTTAGTTTACTAGCTGGACGCTATATCCCAATTTTAGGTTTGCTGTTATTAGCAGATAGTATGTCTCGCAAGCAAGCTGTTCCTTACACCACTGGTACATTACGAACCGATACCGGACTATTTACAGGCGTTACCGCAGGCGTGATTTTAATCCTGGGCGCACTTACATTCTTCCCAGTGCTGGCATTAGGCCCCATCGCCGAAGCCTTTTTTATCGCCAAAGGTATTGGGTAG